One genomic segment of Candidatus Desulfatibia profunda includes these proteins:
- the rpiB gene encoding ribose 5-phosphate isomerase B yields the protein MYEKNTPIVIGCDHAAYDLKEKIKTFIVEKGIEVEDIGTYSQDSVDYPDFGKKVASLVSSGKFERGILLCGTGIGMSMVANRFPHVRAALCSDLFSAIMSRRHNDSNILVLGGRVIGEALALELVKVWLETPFEGGRHRLRLDKFDRVD from the coding sequence ATGTATGAAAAAAACACCCCGATTGTCATAGGTTGTGATCATGCCGCTTATGATTTGAAGGAGAAAATCAAAACATTCATCGTTGAAAAGGGTATCGAAGTCGAAGATATTGGTACCTACAGCCAAGATTCAGTCGATTATCCGGATTTCGGAAAAAAGGTTGCGTCGCTGGTTTCCAGTGGAAAATTCGAGCGCGGTATACTCCTCTGCGGCACCGGAATCGGCATGTCCATGGTCGCCAACAGATTTCCGCATGTCCGCGCTGCGCTTTGCAGTGATCTTTTTTCTGCGATCATGAGCAGGCGACACAATGATTCCAATATACTGGTGCTGGGCGGCCGTGTTATCGGAGAGGCGCTTGCTTTAGAATTGGTAAAGGTCTGGCTGGAAACTCCGTTCGAGGGCGGACGTCACAGGCTTCGACTGGATAAGTTCGACCGGGTGGATTAG
- a CDS encoding serine hydroxymethyltransferase → MDSKLIEKVDPDIASAIDNELDRQQNTLEMIASENIASPAVMAAQASVLTNKYAEGYPDKRYYGGCEYVDVVEKLAVERVKELFGAAYANVQPHSGSQANMAVYFALLQPGDVVLGMKLSHGGHLTHGSPANFSGKLYHFISYGVNKDTGIIDYDEVARIAERHRPKLIVAGASAYPRIIDFEAFAQIAAAVKAYLMVDMAHIAGLVAAGLHPSPIPFADVVTSTTHKTLRGPRGGLILAKEDYSDILDKEIFPGIQGGPLMHIIAAKAVAFKEALHQSFKDYQIRIVQNAKALASHLMDQGLTLVSGGTDNHLMILDLRNLNITGKDAEEALGRAGITVNKNSIPFEKLSPMVTSGIRIGTPAITTRGMQVPEMEIIAKLLVNVLKNPADEKGIMHVRENVRELCEAFPLHGTWFKEVE, encoded by the coding sequence TTGGACTCGAAACTTATTGAGAAAGTAGATCCTGATATTGCCAGTGCGATTGACAATGAACTCGACAGGCAGCAAAACACCCTGGAAATGATCGCATCAGAGAATATCGCCAGCCCTGCAGTTATGGCTGCTCAGGCCAGTGTGCTTACCAATAAGTATGCCGAAGGTTATCCGGACAAACGGTATTACGGCGGATGTGAATATGTCGATGTGGTCGAGAAACTGGCTGTTGAAAGGGTAAAAGAGCTGTTCGGTGCGGCGTATGCCAATGTTCAGCCGCACTCAGGATCACAGGCCAACATGGCTGTATATTTTGCCCTGCTTCAGCCGGGGGACGTGGTCCTCGGGATGAAATTATCGCATGGCGGACACCTTACCCATGGAAGTCCGGCTAATTTTTCGGGAAAGCTTTATCATTTTATCAGCTATGGCGTCAACAAAGATACCGGTATCATCGATTATGATGAAGTCGCCCGGATAGCGGAAAGACACAGGCCCAAATTGATTGTCGCCGGGGCCAGCGCCTATCCGCGTATCATTGATTTTGAAGCCTTTGCCCAAATAGCCGCAGCGGTTAAAGCCTATTTGATGGTAGACATGGCGCACATTGCCGGCCTGGTGGCGGCAGGGCTTCACCCCTCACCGATACCCTTTGCGGACGTTGTAACTTCAACGACCCACAAAACCTTGCGGGGGCCGCGGGGAGGCCTTATTTTGGCTAAAGAGGACTACAGTGACATCCTGGACAAAGAGATATTCCCCGGGATTCAGGGCGGGCCGCTGATGCATATCATTGCTGCTAAGGCAGTGGCTTTTAAGGAAGCCCTGCACCAATCGTTCAAAGATTACCAGATCCGTATCGTTCAAAATGCCAAAGCCCTTGCCTCGCATTTGATGGATCAAGGCCTAACACTTGTGTCCGGCGGCACGGACAACCACTTGATGATTTTGGATTTAAGAAACTTAAACATTACCGGAAAAGATGCCGAGGAAGCCTTGGGGCGTGCCGGTATTACCGTTAATAAAAATTCCATACCCTTTGAAAAACTCAGCCCAATGGTAACGAGCGGCATTCGCATTGGAACACCTGCCATTACCACAAGAGGCATGCAGGTGCCGGAGATGGAAATCATCGCAAAACTTTTAGTGAATGTGCTTAAAAACCCCGCGGATGAAAAAGGTATCATGCACGTGAGGGAGAACGTTCGCGAGCTCTGTGAAGCGTTTCCATTGCATGGGACCTGGTTTAAGGAGGTTGAATAA
- a CDS encoding cytidine/deoxycytidylate deaminase family protein — translation MAGECARPSWETYFMDITFLVARRSTCLRRAVGAIIIKDKRILSTGYNGAPSGITHCVDVGCLREKLNVASGENHELCRGIHAEQNAIIQAAFHGVSIKGSTLFCTNLPCSICAKMIINAGIQKIFYHSGYADTMSSEMLEAAGIELIKLGDK, via the coding sequence GTGGCCGGGGAATGCGCTCGCCCTTCCTGGGAGACCTATTTTATGGATATAACCTTTTTGGTGGCTAGACGTTCCACGTGCTTGAGGCGTGCGGTCGGCGCTATCATCATAAAGGATAAACGGATTCTGTCCACCGGCTATAACGGTGCTCCCAGCGGCATTACACATTGCGTTGACGTCGGATGCCTGCGTGAGAAATTGAATGTGGCGTCGGGTGAAAATCATGAACTGTGCCGGGGAATCCATGCCGAACAGAATGCAATCATTCAGGCCGCATTTCATGGTGTTTCCATCAAGGGATCAACGCTTTTCTGCACAAATTTGCCGTGTTCCATATGTGCGAAAATGATTATCAATGCCGGTATCCAAAAAATATTTTACCATTCGGGATACGCCGATACCATGTCCAGCGAGATGTTGGAAGCTGCCGGTATTGAACTCATAAAGCTGGGTGACAAATAA
- the nrdR gene encoding transcriptional repressor NrdR yields the protein MKCPFCGEIDNKVIDSRMSKDGCAIRRRRECILCSRRFTTYEYIEEIPVMIIKKDGRREVFSREKVRTGINRACEKRNISVHVIEEFLDELERDLRETGEKEIPAHIIGEKIMAKLNEIDDVAYVRFASVYREFKDVNDFVAELKSLLSKH from the coding sequence ATGAAGTGTCCGTTTTGTGGTGAAATTGACAACAAAGTTATCGACTCCAGGATGAGTAAGGATGGATGTGCCATCCGCAGACGGAGGGAATGCATTTTATGCAGCCGGCGCTTTACGACCTACGAGTATATTGAAGAAATTCCGGTTATGATTATTAAAAAGGATGGACGCCGCGAAGTTTTTTCCCGTGAAAAGGTACGAACAGGAATAAACAGGGCCTGTGAAAAACGGAATATCAGTGTACATGTGATCGAAGAATTTCTCGACGAACTGGAACGCGATCTCAGGGAGACCGGCGAAAAAGAGATACCTGCCCACATCATCGGCGAAAAAATCATGGCCAAACTCAATGAAATAGACGATGTCGCCTATGTAAGGTTTGCGTCGGTATACAGGGAATTCAAGGATGTAAACGATTTTGTGGCTGAACTTAAGAGCCTCCTGAGCAAGCATTGA
- the ribD gene encoding bifunctional diaminohydroxyphosphoribosylaminopyrimidine deaminase/5-amino-6-(5-phosphoribosylamino)uracil reductase RibD has protein sequence MDDKRFMKMALDLAARGRGFTSPNPMVGAVIVKDGNVVGKGYHKAAGKAHAEVNAIDDAGMDAKGATLYVNLEPCHHTGRTPPCTEKILSAGIRRVVAAMHDPNPDVRGGGLDYLKSRGLKVAVGICEDQAKRLNEVFIKYVKTKRPFSIIKCAATLDGRIATRTGDSKWVTGEAARKFVHRLRHAVDAIMVGVNTIIRDDPMLTTRLSGGLQKKGLDPTRIVLDTRLRIPESAKLLRPGSDSDTLIICGPSVSAEKKAKLEREGVKIIESPVKDGLIDLDRLMDRLGALGLTSLLIEGGSRVIASSLSAGIAEKIVFFYAPKILGGDDGAPVCRGPGPDLMKGCIAVKNIRVRRFGDDVMIEGYIDKT, from the coding sequence GTGGACGACAAACGCTTCATGAAAATGGCACTTGACCTTGCCGCCAGGGGGCGGGGGTTCACATCTCCCAACCCCATGGTCGGTGCCGTAATTGTAAAAGACGGCAACGTTGTCGGAAAGGGGTATCACAAAGCCGCCGGCAAGGCTCATGCTGAAGTGAATGCCATTGATGATGCCGGAATGGATGCAAAAGGTGCCACCCTTTATGTAAACCTTGAGCCCTGTCATCATACCGGAAGGACACCCCCCTGCACCGAAAAAATCCTCAGCGCCGGCATCCGTCGGGTCGTAGCTGCCATGCATGATCCCAATCCCGATGTCCGGGGAGGGGGGCTGGATTATTTAAAAAGCCGGGGCCTGAAGGTTGCCGTAGGCATTTGTGAAGACCAGGCCAAAAGACTGAATGAAGTTTTTATCAAGTACGTTAAAACCAAACGCCCGTTTTCAATTATCAAATGCGCAGCCACGTTGGACGGCCGGATTGCAACCAGGACCGGTGACTCCAAGTGGGTGACCGGCGAAGCCGCCAGAAAATTTGTCCATCGGCTCCGGCATGCAGTAGATGCCATCATGGTCGGCGTCAATACAATCATCAGGGACGATCCCATGTTAACAACCCGCTTAAGCGGCGGTTTGCAAAAAAAAGGCCTGGATCCGACCAGGATTGTTCTCGACACCCGGCTGCGAATCCCTGAATCAGCTAAACTGTTGCGGCCTGGTTCTGATTCTGATACACTTATTATATGCGGGCCCTCTGTTTCAGCCGAAAAAAAGGCCAAACTAGAGAGGGAAGGTGTCAAAATTATAGAATCCCCGGTTAAAGACGGGCTGATCGATCTTGACAGGCTTATGGATCGCTTGGGCGCTTTAGGCCTGACGAGTCTTTTGATAGAAGGGGGCAGTCGGGTGATTGCATCCTCCCTTTCGGCAGGTATCGCCGAAAAGATCGTATTTTTTTACGCGCCCAAAATTTTGGGCGGAGATGACGGCGCCCCTGTATGCCGGGGGCCGGGTCCGGATTTGATGAAGGGATGCATAGCGGTTAAAAATATTCGGGTCAGACGGTTCGGCGATGATGTAATGATTGAAGGGTATATTGACAAGACTTAA
- a CDS encoding riboflavin synthase, translated as MFTGIIEGFGTIREIRPAGQGKRLTIEADFFLDQTKIGDSIAVSGACLTAVALDGKRFKVDVSPETLAKTTFGRAKIGERVNLERALRLSDRLDGHLVSGHIDGLGTVKAKRAAGNAVVVTIGVPESLLCYMITKGSVAVDGISLTINDCGRDSFTVSIIPHTARMTTIGFKNIEDSVNIETDMIGKYVERFVVEKYTHGKEKETGKDSIDMQFLAKTGFI; from the coding sequence ATGTTTACAGGCATCATAGAAGGTTTCGGCACCATCAGAGAGATCCGGCCGGCCGGCCAGGGCAAACGCTTGACCATAGAGGCGGATTTTTTTCTGGATCAGACCAAGATCGGTGACAGTATTGCCGTCAGCGGCGCCTGCTTGACAGCGGTTGCCCTTGACGGGAAACGTTTTAAAGTTGATGTGTCTCCTGAAACCCTTGCAAAGACCACTTTTGGAAGGGCAAAGATCGGAGAGCGTGTTAACCTTGAACGCGCTCTGCGTCTTTCCGACCGGCTTGACGGCCATCTGGTTTCCGGGCATATCGACGGGTTGGGGACCGTAAAAGCAAAAAGAGCCGCAGGCAATGCCGTTGTTGTCACCATCGGAGTGCCGGAATCTCTCTTGTGTTACATGATAACAAAGGGTTCGGTGGCGGTAGACGGCATCAGTCTTACCATTAACGACTGCGGTCGCGACAGTTTTACGGTCAGCATTATTCCGCATACCGCCAGGATGACAACCATCGGCTTTAAAAACATAGAAGATTCCGTCAATATCGAAACCGACATGATCGGGAAGTATGTTGAACGTTTTGTTGTAGAAAAGTACACCCATGGTAAGGAAAAAGAAACCGGTAAGGATTCAATAGACATGCAGTTTTTGGCAAAAACCGGTTTTATTTAA
- a CDS encoding bifunctional 3,4-dihydroxy-2-butanone-4-phosphate synthase/GTP cyclohydrolase II, producing MPQLTIQEAIAEIRAGRMLILVDDEDRENEGDLCLAAEHVTPEAINFMAKYGRGLICLPMTPEKIDSLNLPLMVDHNTSPLKTGFTVSIEARCGVTTGISAADRATTILTAVADDAVPQDLVRPGHVFPLRGRKGGVMVRAGQTEGSIDLARLAGLKPAAVICEIMDEDGTMARMPALEKFSEKHGIGICTIADLIKYRMSNESFVKRASETVIPTSIAGEFKAIVYENQVDDLLHIALVKGKIDPEKPTLVRVHSECLTGDIFGSLRCDCGEQLQAAMEMIDQEGSGVFLYIRQEGRGIGLVNKIKAYALQDQGFDTVEANEKLGFKPDLRNYGIGAQILVDIGVRKMRLITNNPKKMVGLEGYGLSIVEQVPTEIKPNEYNRGYLECKKIKMGHLLNIDAIP from the coding sequence ATGCCACAGTTAACCATTCAAGAAGCTATCGCAGAAATCAGAGCTGGCCGCATGCTCATTCTGGTTGATGACGAAGACCGTGAAAATGAAGGTGATTTGTGCCTGGCCGCCGAACACGTTACGCCTGAGGCCATTAATTTTATGGCGAAATATGGGCGCGGACTGATCTGCCTTCCAATGACTCCGGAAAAGATCGACAGTCTTAATCTTCCGTTGATGGTCGACCACAACACATCCCCGTTAAAGACCGGTTTTACCGTTTCGATAGAAGCCAGGTGCGGCGTAACCACCGGTATTTCGGCGGCAGACCGTGCGACTACAATCCTGACGGCCGTGGCTGACGATGCCGTACCGCAGGATCTTGTGCGGCCGGGGCATGTATTCCCTTTGCGCGGCCGCAAAGGCGGTGTGATGGTACGCGCCGGTCAGACCGAGGGTTCTATTGATCTGGCGCGTCTTGCCGGCTTGAAGCCGGCCGCCGTAATTTGTGAGATCATGGACGAAGACGGCACCATGGCCAGAATGCCGGCGCTCGAAAAATTCAGTGAAAAACACGGTATCGGTATTTGCACCATCGCTGACCTGATTAAATACCGGATGAGTAACGAATCGTTTGTTAAAAGGGCGTCCGAAACCGTCATTCCCACTTCGATTGCAGGAGAATTCAAAGCGATTGTTTACGAAAATCAGGTCGACGATCTGCTGCATATTGCCCTTGTCAAAGGGAAAATTGATCCGGAAAAGCCAACCCTTGTTCGGGTTCATTCCGAGTGCCTGACCGGAGACATTTTTGGTTCCCTGCGTTGCGACTGTGGTGAGCAGTTACAGGCGGCGATGGAAATGATCGACCAGGAGGGCAGCGGTGTATTCCTTTATATTCGGCAGGAAGGCCGCGGCATCGGCCTGGTGAATAAGATCAAAGCCTATGCGCTCCAGGATCAGGGATTTGATACGGTTGAAGCCAATGAAAAGCTTGGTTTCAAACCGGATCTGAGGAATTATGGTATCGGCGCCCAGATTCTGGTCGACATCGGAGTTAGAAAGATGAGGCTTATTACCAACAATCCCAAAAAGATGGTCGGACTTGAAGGGTATGGTCTCAGTATTGTGGAACAGGTTCCGACTGAAATCAAACCGAATGAATACAACCGGGGTTACCTTGAGTGCAAGAAAATCAAGATGGGGCATTTGTTGAATATTGATGCAATCCCTTAA
- a CDS encoding 6,7-dimethyl-8-ribityllumazine synthase, which translates to MPKILEADLLAAGKKFAVVVSRFNDFITDRLLGGAVDALKRSGARDEDIEVVKVPGAFEIPLIAKKMAESGRYNAVICLGAVIRGATPHFDYVSAEVSKGIAMVSLESGVPVIFGVVTTDTIEQAIERAGAKSGNKGWSAAITAVEMANLIEVVDQA; encoded by the coding sequence ATGCCAAAAATTCTTGAAGCCGATCTGCTGGCAGCAGGCAAAAAGTTTGCAGTGGTTGTAAGCCGTTTTAACGATTTTATCACCGACAGGTTACTGGGAGGTGCCGTTGACGCGCTGAAACGTTCCGGAGCCAGAGACGAGGATATTGAAGTCGTGAAGGTTCCCGGAGCATTCGAGATACCGCTGATAGCAAAGAAGATGGCCGAGTCGGGTCGATATAACGCTGTTATCTGTCTGGGGGCCGTGATCCGCGGAGCGACACCGCATTTTGATTATGTGAGTGCCGAAGTATCCAAAGGGATTGCCATGGTCAGCCTGGAATCCGGAGTCCCGGTAATTTTTGGAGTTGTGACAACCGATACCATTGAACAGGCTATCGAGCGTGCCGGAGCCAAATCCGGCAATAAGGGCTGGAGTGCGGCAATAACTGCCGTGGAAATGGCTAATTTGATTGAGGTCGTCGATCAGGCGTAA
- the nusB gene encoding transcription antitermination factor NusB — MGYRRKSRELAMQALFYMDMGQNDSKEMLERFCENFTPSKKALPFFLKLVKGVMHARPEIDAVIERFSNNWKLSRMAGVDRNIMRIAVYELICCHDIPCKVSINEAIDIGKKFGTEESGAFINGILDSIRLALEKKDIDVKLDIPTNDMV, encoded by the coding sequence ATGGGATACCGTCGCAAGTCACGAGAACTTGCCATGCAGGCGCTCTTTTATATGGATATGGGCCAGAATGACTCAAAAGAGATGCTGGAACGCTTTTGCGAGAATTTTACCCCATCAAAAAAAGCGCTGCCCTTTTTTCTTAAACTCGTAAAGGGTGTTATGCATGCCAGACCTGAGATCGACGCTGTCATTGAGCGCTTTTCCAATAACTGGAAGCTCAGCCGGATGGCCGGCGTTGACAGGAACATCATGCGGATTGCGGTCTATGAATTGATCTGCTGCCATGATATTCCGTGTAAAGTATCCATAAATGAGGCGATAGATATCGGGAAAAAATTCGGCACGGAAGAATCCGGTGCGTTTATCAATGGAATTCTCGACAGTATTCGTTTGGCACTGGAAAAAAAAGATATTGATGTAAAGCTCGATATTCCTACGAATGACATGGTGTAG
- a CDS encoding MBL fold metallo-hydrolase, with the protein MIIKELVVGPLMANCFIFGCEKTKEAVVIDPGGDADRILLSLADAKLQVKYIINTHGHFDHVGGNGKMKKATGADILIHPLDAPMLGSLSSNAAIFGISVENSPPCDRTIQEGETVSFGEITLEVIHTPGHTPGGISLLTDGILFVGDTLFAGSIGRTDFPGGDFNTLISSIQNKLFKMKNDVRVFSGHGPETTIGTEKRYNPFVGQFV; encoded by the coding sequence TTGATTATAAAAGAGTTGGTTGTTGGACCGCTGATGGCAAATTGTTTTATTTTCGGGTGTGAAAAAACCAAAGAGGCTGTCGTTATCGATCCCGGTGGTGATGCCGATAGAATTCTACTGTCGCTGGCCGATGCCAAGTTGCAGGTGAAGTATATCATCAATACCCACGGTCATTTCGACCATGTCGGCGGCAACGGTAAAATGAAGAAAGCAACCGGTGCAGACATCCTGATTCATCCCCTTGATGCGCCCATGCTGGGCAGTCTTTCATCAAATGCCGCTATTTTTGGAATTTCAGTGGAAAACTCCCCGCCGTGCGACCGGACAATCCAGGAGGGTGAAACCGTTTCCTTCGGGGAGATTACCTTAGAAGTTATTCATACACCCGGGCATACGCCGGGCGGTATTTCCCTTCTCACGGATGGAATTCTTTTTGTGGGGGATACGCTTTTTGCCGGTTCCATCGGGCGTACGGATTTTCCCGGCGGAGATTTTAACACCCTGATATCGAGTATCCAGAACAAACTCTTTAAAATGAAAAATGATGTCAGGGTTTTTTCAGGTCACGGTCCCGAAACGACCATCGGGACGGAAAAGCGCTATAATCCCTTTGTGGGTCAGTTTGTCTAG